In Deinococcus maricopensis DSM 21211, the sequence TTGATCTGCGCGGTCGTCACGGCGAAATTCTTGTTGAAGTACAGGCGGGGCAGCACGGCACGCATGATCTCACAGTGCGCCCGCACCCGCCGTCATTCTGCGGCGGCGCGCTTGACGTGAAGTCAACTTCACGTGCCACCCTGGGAGCATGAACGACACGCCGCTGCTTACGCTCGACACCATCGCCTCGTACCTGCGCGCCCGCGACGTGCGCCTCGACGTGGAGGAACACCCGGACCGGCGCTTCATCCGCATGGGCTGGACGTTCGACATGGGCGAAGCGGCCGTGCTGATCAGCCTGCAGGACGGCACGAACAACACCAGCCGCCTGGAAATCACCTGCATCACGCAAAAGACGTACGCGGACCGGCCGGCCGAGGTCGTCGCGTTCCTGAACGCCCGCAACCGCGAACGCGCCTTCGGCCGCACCCTCGACGCGAACGGCAACGTCTGGCTGGAGTACCTGGGCATGTACCCCACCCTGATGGAACTCCCGCAGGACACCTTCGACACGCTGTTCGGCGCGGTGCTGATGCACTTCCAGGAGGACTACGCCGCGCTGGAAGGCCCGCGCCGCACCGTCCAGGCCTGAGGCATGTCGGACGCCGCGAACGTCATCGTGCGCACCGCCGCGCAGGTGGAGCAGCTCACCCGAGAGTTCCGCGAGCGGCTGCGCACCGACCCGGCGTTCGCGGAGGTCGTCGCGGTCCTGTGCGGCACGCCCGAGCGCCTGCAGGTGTTCACGGACGCGCCCGGCGTCAGCATGGCAGCGTTCGCGGCGCTGCTGGGCGTCCCCGCCTCCACGGTGCGGCACTACCAGCGGCTCGGGCTGATCACGCCGTACCAGGTGAACGGCAAGTTCCGCTTCGCGTTTCATAACCTCGTGCAGGCCGAGTCGGTGCGGCAGTGGCGGGACCTGGGCCTCAGCCTAGAGGACATTCAGGCGCAGCGCGCGCAGGAGCGCCTGGGCGGCCAGACCGCCACCCTCAACACCCTGACGACCGGCCGCGTGAGCGTGTTCGTGACCGGCAAGGCCGTCACGGTCGCGCCGTTGCAGGACGCTGGGAGCGCGCCGCCCCTGAACGCCCTGGACCCCCGCGCCGTGTGGGCACCCACCCCGCCGGAGCACCTGCACGTACCGCTGCACGGCGTGTTCCGCGACGCGCCCGAACCGGACTGGCCGCTGGACGTGGAGCGCCTGCGCGCCGAGGTCCGCGCGGCCCGCCTGCGCCTCGAAGAACGCCTGCGCACCCTGGAGGCGCAGCTGCAACGCGCGCGGGCGCTGGAAGACGCCCTCTCCCCCACCCGGCCATAACGCGCCTGCCGCCCCGGTCAGAGTTGGGGGCGGCGGGTTCAGGTTACGCGGGTGCGGACCGTTCGGGTTCAGTGGTGCGCTTCAGCGCGCGGATCTGCTGCAGCAGGTGCGCCACTTCCGCGCGGTGCTCGGCGGCGGTCTTGCGGCCCTCGTACAGGTCGAGGGTGGACGCGGCGAGCTGGGCCTTGATGTGCCGCAGCTGTTGCTGCCGGTCCGCGCCCCTTACCAGATCGTCCACGAGCTCTGCCCGTGCTTCCGGACGGCGTTGTAGAAGGTGTCCGCCCAGCTGTTGCAGTGCCAGCGCAGCAGGGCGGACCGGCCATCGCAGATGCCTTTCATGTTGCGCAGGAACGCCGCGTCGATCTCCTGGCGGAGCGCCTCGTGGTTCACGGTGTCCCGCTGGCCACTGGCCACCTGCGCTTCGTTGGCGATGCGGCCGACGTTGCGGTACGCGAAGTCGTGCGCTTCGCAGGCTTCCCGGAAGGTCCCGGCGTACAGGGCGGTCTGGCCGAAGGTCAGGAGGCTGGTGTACCAGGGCGCGGAGCAACCGTCGTTACTCCAGTCGAGGTTGGCGTACGGGGTGCTGCTGGCCGGGCCGCCCGGGGTGCCGGCGTTCTGCGCGCGTTCCTGCTGGAAGGCGTCGAGGGGACCGCGGCTGATGTTCACGGCGTACGCGGCGCGCGCCGAGATGCTGGTGACCTGATCGAGCGTCCAGTAGCGGAAGTACGAGGTGCCGCCCGTGTCGCCGCCGGGGCATTCGAACATGGTCGCGTCGCAGATGGGCTCGTCGGGCAGCAGGTACTGCGCGTTCAGGCTGGACGCCGTGTCGGCGGGGGCGGCGGGCGTGGCGGTGCCGCAGGCGGTGAGCAGGGCGAGCATCATCACGGGGGCGAAATGGGGGGGGCGCATGGGACTCCTTGGGTGAGGTGCGGGGCCCACGCCGGGGCGGCGTGGGCTCGGGGGTTACCAGCTGATGGTGCCGTCGGCTTTGTTCACGGTGAAGCGGTACACCTCGCTGGAGTGGCAGCCGGTGCAGCTTTTCGGGGTGGGGTCGTAAATGGACTGGCCGTTGCCGCTCACGGCGAGGTCGATGCTGCGGCGGTAGCTGCCGAACACGCCGCTGCTGCGTTTGGCGATGCTGCTGATCTTGATGACCGTATCGCCGGCGGCGTTCAGGTGCGGGGTGGCGTCGAAGCTGCCGTTGCCGCCCATGGTGCCGATCAGGGTTTCCGCGCCGCTGTACGGGTCGATGCGGTAGATTTCGGCGCTGCCGTACATGTCCGTGAAGTTCAGGGTGACGTTGCTGTACGGCGTGCTGCTGTTGCCGCCGGTGGGCTGGCCGGCCTTCCAGCAGCCGAGCTGGCGTTTCCATTCGGCCACCTGGGTTTCCCACGGGTCGCGGCGGATCAGGGGGAGTTTGATGCCGACGTCGGCGCGCACGCCGCCGTCCACGCACACCTGCGCCTGCGCGCCCTGCCCGATCACCGCGGAGGCGGTCGCTTTGCCTTCCGCGAAGGCCTTGACGTGGGCGTACACCTGCGCGAGGCCGTCCGTGCCGGGCGCGCGGTAGAACGCGAGGATGCCTTTGGCGCCGAGGTACACGTTCGCCTGGGCGCTGCCGTTGGCGCTGCCGTTCTGGGAGAGGGGCGTGCCGCCGCGTTCGTTGATGGTCTCCCAGCCGTTGCCGCTGTCCTTGTCGTACTTCACGCCGTACTTCGCGTTGAACGATTGGGTGACCTCGTAGTGCAGGGTGGCGTTCAGTTGCCCGTCCGTGCCGAAGGTCGGCACGAGCATGGGCGTGATCACGACGGGCACCGGGCCGATGTTGAACGT encodes:
- a CDS encoding YbjN domain-containing protein codes for the protein MNDTPLLTLDTIASYLRARDVRLDVEEHPDRRFIRMGWTFDMGEAAVLISLQDGTNNTSRLEITCITQKTYADRPAEVVAFLNARNRERAFGRTLDANGNVWLEYLGMYPTLMELPQDTFDTLFGAVLMHFQEDYAALEGPRRTVQA
- a CDS encoding MerR family transcriptional regulator; the encoded protein is MSDAANVIVRTAAQVEQLTREFRERLRTDPAFAEVVAVLCGTPERLQVFTDAPGVSMAAFAALLGVPASTVRHYQRLGLITPYQVNGKFRFAFHNLVQAESVRQWRDLGLSLEDIQAQRAQERLGGQTATLNTLTTGRVSVFVTGKAVTVAPLQDAGSAPPLNALDPRAVWAPTPPEHLHVPLHGVFRDAPEPDWPLDVERLRAEVRAARLRLEERLRTLEAQLQRARALEDALSPTRP
- a CDS encoding phospholipase A(2), which encodes MRPPHFAPVMMLALLTACGTATPAAPADTASSLNAQYLLPDEPICDATMFECPGGDTGGTSYFRYWTLDQVTSISARAAYAVNISRGPLDAFQQERAQNAGTPGGPASSTPYANLDWSNDGCSAPWYTSLLTFGQTALYAGTFREACEAHDFAYRNVGRIANEAQVASGQRDTVNHEALRQEIDAAFLRNMKGICDGRSALLRWHCNSWADTFYNAVRKHGQSSWTIW